A DNA window from Anastrepha ludens isolate Willacy chromosome 6, idAnaLude1.1, whole genome shotgun sequence contains the following coding sequences:
- the LOC128867906 gene encoding probable 3-hydroxyisobutyrate dehydrogenase, mitochondrial, which translates to MALRIVFKMPVSKAMGQTLVRAMSSQAVASKNVGFIGLGNMGSNMVSNLIKKGHKLHVYDISKDACDSMKAKGAIVYEKTSDLAKNSDFLITMLPNNDIVRDTYNQLTADGINKNTIFIDSSTIDPNVAKEVQKFITGKGARFIDAPVSGGVPGAEQATLTFMVGGTEEEYNIVKPILECMGKRITHCGGYGMGQAAKLCNNMMLAISMIGTSEAMNLAIRQGLDPKVFAEIINSSTGRCWSSDSYNPVPGITHTAPSNKGYAGGFSTDLITKDLGLASDVATATNTPIPLGALSHQIYRTLKAKGLGGKDFSIVYEFMKNEANN; encoded by the coding sequence CCAAGAATGTTGGCTTTATCGGACTGGGCAACATGGGCAGTAATATGGTGAGCAATCTGATCAAGAAGGGACACAAATTGCACGTCTATGATATTTCAAAAGACGCCTGTGATAGTATGAAAGCCAAGGGCGCCATTGTCTACGAAAAGACCtccgatttggctaaaaattcagACTTCCTCATCACAATGTTGCCCAACAATGACATTGTGCGAGATACTTATAACCAACTAACTGCCGATGGTATCAACAAGAATACCATATTCATCGATTCATCTACCATTGACCCGAATGTAGCAAAAGAGGTGCAAAAGTTCATTACCGGCAAGGGTGCCCGCTTCATTGATGCACCCGTATCGGGTGGTGTTCCCGGCGCTGAACAGGCCACATTGACTTTCATGGTCGGCGGCACTGAAGAGGAATACAATATTGTCAAGCCCATTCTGGAGTGTATGGGCAAACGTATTACTCATTGCGGTGGCTATGGCATGGGCCAAGCAGCCAAATTATGCAACAACATGATGTTGGCTATTTCCATGATTGGCACTTCCGAGGCAATGAACTTGGCCATACGTCAAGGCTTGGATCCCAAAGTATTCGCTGAGATCATCAATTCGTCAACTGGTCGCTGCTGGTCGTCAGACTCGTACAATCCCGTGCCCGGCATTACACACACTGCGCCCAGCAATAAAGGCTATGCTGGTGGTTTTTCCACCGATTTGATTACCAAAGATTTGGGTTTGGCGTCGGATGTGGCTACCGCGACAAATACACCAATTCCATTGGGTGCTCTATCTCACCAAATTTATCGCACATTGAAGGCAAAGGGACTGGGCGGCAAAGATTTCTCAATTGTCTATGAATTCATGAAGAATGAGGCGAACAATTAA